The following is a genomic window from Terriglobales bacterium.
GCTCTGTCTCCCTTCCAGAAGCTCAATCCGGCCGCAGAGTTGCCCCGGACCGGCTCCCGTCCCGATTTGGACCTGGGGAGCATCCGGTCGGCCAGTGCGGTGTTTTCTCGCAGGTCCAGGAAGGGGTCGCTTTCTGCCAATTCCAGTGGGATTGACTGCGGCTAAATTACAACGCCCCGGGTTCTGATCCTGGTACAATGGTATTGACTTCTAACGTTATTTTTCATAGCATTGTGAGCAGTCTGTGGTTGGGGAGGTAACTACCGAAGACGTGAGGTGTATTAATGCGACGAGTACTTGCCAGCATTCTGGCCACAGGGTTAACTGTTGCCATCTTGGGGGCGGCACCCGTTAAAAGCGGCTCCAAGGCCGTAGAAACTCCTACAAAACCCTATCAAATCGGCCGTGCCTCCTGGTACGGCAAGCCGTTTCATGGCAGAACCACCGCCAACGGCGAGACTTACAACATGTTCCATTTCACCGCCGCCCACCGGCAACTCCCTCTAGGGACGTGGGTTAAGGTCACAAACCTGCGTAACAGCAAGTGGGTGATGGTGCGGGTGAACGACCGGGGTCCGGTGCCTGAAAGCCGGATCATTGACCTGTCGTATGCCGTGGCCCAGCTCCTGGAGTTCCGGGAGCGGGGGACAGAGCGGGTGCGTCTGGACATCGTGAAACCGGAGACCATTGCCGCGACTCACCATCTGGCCGGCCTGGAAGAGAAACCTGTAAACTAAGGGGAATGGACAGCGCACGCGACCGCCTGATTGTCGCTCTGGACGTTCCCACTGCCGCCGAGGCGCAGCGCATCGTGGCCGCGTTCGGCGAGTCCGTCTCCAGCTACAAGGTGGGGAAACAACTGTTCACCGCCGCCGGCCCGGCGGTGGTGCGTGACCTGAGTGGCGCCGGCCGCAAGGTCTTCCTCGATCTTAAGTATCACGACATCCCCAGCACGGTAGCGGCGGCGGTGCGCGCTGCCTCGGAGCTTGGGGTCGCGATGCTGACGGTGCACGCTTCGGGCGGCTCGAAGATGCTGAAGGCGGCGGTGGAAGCGGCAGGTGCGGCCACGCGTCCTCCGCTGGTGCTGGCGGTCACCGTCCTCACCAGCTTCGGTGACGCGGACCTGAAAGAGATTGGGGTGGCGGCGCAAACCCTGGAGCAAGCCCTGCGGCTGGCTTCCCTGGCCCAAAAAGCGGGCTGCGGGGGCGTGGTCGCCTCGGCGCAGGAGGCCAGGGCCATCCGGCAGGAGATGGGAGCAGGCTTTGCGATTGTGACGCCCGGGGTACGGCCGGCAGGCGGAGCCAAGGACGACCAAACTCGGGTCGCCACACCGGCAGAAGCCATCGCCGCCGGAGCCGACTACATCGTGGTCGGCCGGCCCATCACGGGCGCGAAAGACCCGGCCGCCGCGGCGCGGGCCATCCTGGAAGAAATCTCGCCGAAAGTCCTGGCTTAGAAAGTCCTGGCTTAGAGCTTCTCGAAAAACTCGCAGGCGGAGCAGGAGATGAAGATGCCGCCGGGAGTGCCGCGCTCGCGGTCTTTCACCCGCTTGACGATGCGGGTGGGCTTGCCGCACTTGGGGCAGTCGTGGCTCTTGGAGGTGTCCATGATGCTCTTTCGGTGGGCGGTCTTGGCCACTTTGACCATGCTCTTCTCCTGACAGAAACTTCCCCGATCACCGGGGGTTTGGATTCGCGGTTCTGAGGGCGGGAGTCCGAAACTCGAAGGGAAAACCTGCGCGCCGACCGCAGGCATCATTCTACCGGAAGCGCGCTCTGGCTGTCTTGCGCCCCCATGCGGTGCAAGGGTTTGACGCTCCTCCACGCCTCTGTTAGCTTCAACGCGAAAGAGAAAAATCCATGGCCTTTAAATTCAAGGGAGTGGACTTCATCGAGTTCGATTCCCTGCTCTCGGACGACGAGCGGCTGGTGCGCGACAACACCCGCAAGTTCATCGAAGAGAACCTCATTCCCATCATCGAGCAGTGCAACCGCGACGGGCGCTTCCCCAAGGAACTCATCCAACCCTTCGGCGAGATGGGTTTCTACGGTGCGTCGCTCAAGGGCTACGGCTGCGCCGGAATGTCCAATGTAGAGTACGGCCTGGTGATGCAGGAGCTGGAGCGCGGCGACTCCGGCGTGCGCAGCTTCGTGAGCGTGCAGTCGGCGCTCTGCATGTATCCCATTTACGCCTTCGGCAGCGACGCCCAGAAGGACAAGTACCTGGCCAAGATGGCGACGGGCGAAATCCTGGGCTGCTTCGGGCTGACCGAGCCGCAGTTCGGGTCGAACCCCGGCGGCATGCTGACCCGGGCGAAGAAGGTTGGCAACGAGTATGTGCTCAACGGCGAGAAGATGTGGATCACCTCCGGCACCATCGCCCACATCGCCATCATCTGGGCCAAGGTGGAGGACGAGGACAACAATATCCGCGGCTTCATCGTGGAGACCGACCGGCCCGGGTTCAGCGCCTTCGACGTGCACGGCAAGTGGTCGCTGCGCGCCTCAGTGACCTCGGGGCTGTCGCTGCAGGACGTGCGCATCCCGGCGGAGAACCTGCTGCCCGGCTCGGGCGGGCTGAAGTCGCCGCTGATGTGCCTGAACCAGGCGCGCTACGGCATCGCCTGGGGCGGCATCGGCGCGGCCATGGCCTGCTATGACACCGCTCTGCAGTATGCCAAGGAGCGCAAGCAGTTCCGCAACCAGCCCATCGCCTCGCACCAGCTGGTGCAGGAGAAGCTGGCCTGGATGATCTCTGAGATCACCAAGGGGCAACTGCTAGTGCTCCAGGTGGGGCGGCTGAAGGACCAGGGCAAGGCGCAGCACTACCACATCTCCATGGCCAAGCAGAACAACGTGTGGATGGCGCTGGAGTGCGCGCGGATGGCGCGCGACATCTTGGGCGCGAACGGCATTGCCGACGACTATCCCATCATGCGCCACATGATGAACCTGGAATCGGTGAAGACCTACGAGGGCACGCACGACATCCACACTCTCGTCATCGGATCGCACGTCACCGGCATCGACGCCTTCTGAGGAATCCACATGGCTACCGAGACCAAGCCCGAGTTCAAGAACCACGCCAAGAAAGACGCTGCAACCCACGCCGTTTTCACCAAGCACTTGGAGTTCCAGCTGGCGCTGGAGTTCATGCGGGTGGTGGAGGAGGCGGCCATCGCCAGCGCCAAAACCATGGGCCTGGGCGACCGCAAGCGCTCCGACCACGTGGCCACGGAGGCCATGCGCCGGGTGATGGACACCGTCCCCATGCGTGGCACCATCGTCATCGGCGAGGGCGAGCGCGACGAGGCTCCCATGCTCTACATCGGGGAAAAAGTCGGCGCGGCGCCGCCCCAGGGCGTGGACTTCCCCGAAGTGGACATCGCCGTGG
Proteins encoded in this region:
- a CDS encoding septal ring lytic transglycosylase RlpA family protein, giving the protein MRRVLASILATGLTVAILGAAPVKSGSKAVETPTKPYQIGRASWYGKPFHGRTTANGETYNMFHFTAAHRQLPLGTWVKVTNLRNSKWVMVRVNDRGPVPESRIIDLSYAVAQLLEFRERGTERVRLDIVKPETIAATHHLAGLEEKPVN
- the pyrF gene encoding orotidine-5'-phosphate decarboxylase, with the protein product MDSARDRLIVALDVPTAAEAQRIVAAFGESVSSYKVGKQLFTAAGPAVVRDLSGAGRKVFLDLKYHDIPSTVAAAVRAASELGVAMLTVHASGGSKMLKAAVEAAGAATRPPLVLAVTVLTSFGDADLKEIGVAAQTLEQALRLASLAQKAGCGGVVASAQEARAIRQEMGAGFAIVTPGVRPAGGAKDDQTRVATPAEAIAAGADYIVVGRPITGAKDPAAAARAILEEISPKVLA
- a CDS encoding acyl-CoA dehydrogenase family protein, which encodes MAFKFKGVDFIEFDSLLSDDERLVRDNTRKFIEENLIPIIEQCNRDGRFPKELIQPFGEMGFYGASLKGYGCAGMSNVEYGLVMQELERGDSGVRSFVSVQSALCMYPIYAFGSDAQKDKYLAKMATGEILGCFGLTEPQFGSNPGGMLTRAKKVGNEYVLNGEKMWITSGTIAHIAIIWAKVEDEDNNIRGFIVETDRPGFSAFDVHGKWSLRASVTSGLSLQDVRIPAENLLPGSGGLKSPLMCLNQARYGIAWGGIGAAMACYDTALQYAKERKQFRNQPIASHQLVQEKLAWMISEITKGQLLVLQVGRLKDQGKAQHYHISMAKQNNVWMALECARMARDILGANGIADDYPIMRHMMNLESVKTYEGTHDIHTLVIGSHVTGIDAF